A single region of the Buteo buteo chromosome 16, bButBut1.hap1.1, whole genome shotgun sequence genome encodes:
- the LOC142040281 gene encoding L-lactate dehydrogenase A chain, whose amino-acid sequence MSVKDQLIHNVHKQEQSHAHNKISVVGVGAVGMACAISILMKDLADELALVDVVEDKLRGEMLDLQHGSLFLRTPKIVSGKDYSVTAHSKLVIVTAGARQQEGESRLNLVQRNVNIFKFIIPNVVKYSPDCKLLIVSNPVDILTYVAWKISGFPKHRVIGSGCNLDSARFRHLMGERLGIHPLSCHGWIVGEHGDSSVPVWSGVNVAGVSLKALHPDLGTDADKEHWKDVHKQVVDSAYEVIKLKGYTSWAIGLSVADLAETIMKNLRRVHPISTIVKGMHGIKEDVFLSVPCVLGNSGITDVVKMILKPEEEDKLRKSADTLWGIQKELQF is encoded by the exons ATGTCTGTCAAGGATCAGCTCATCCACAATGTTCACAAACAGGAGCAGAGTCATGCCCACAATAAGATCAGTGTGGTTGGTGTGGGTGCAGTTGGAATGGCCTGTGCTATCAGCATCCTGATGAAG GACTTAGCTGATGAACTTGCCCTTGTTGATGTTGTGGAAGACAAGCTCAGAGGAGAGATGCTAGATCTCCAGCATGGCAGCCTCTTCCTTAGAACACCAAAGATCGTTTCTGGCAAAG ATTACAGTGTCACTGCACACTCAAAGCTGGTCATTGTCACTGCTGGTGCCCGTCAGCAAGAAGGAGAGAGCCGCCTTAACTTGGTCCAGCGCAACGTGAATATCTTCAAATTCATCATTCCCAATGTTGTTAAATACAGTCCTGACTGCAAGCTGCTTATTGTCTCAAACCCAG TGGACATTTTGACCTATGTGGCCTGGAAGATCAGTGGTTTTCCTAAACACCGCGTTATTGGTAGTGGCTGCAATCTGGACTCTGCCCGTTTCCGCCACCTCATGGGAGAAAGACTGGGCATCCATCCTCTGAGCTGCCATGGATGGATTGTTGGAGAGCATGGAGATTCCAGTG TACCTGTCTGGAGTGGAGTGAATGTTGCTGGCGTCTCCCTGAAGGCTCTTCATCCAGACTTGGGAACTGATGCAGACAAGGAACACTGGAAGGATGTCCATAAGCAGGTGGTGGACAG TGCCTATGAGGTCATCAAACTGAAGGGGTACACATCATGGGCTATTGGCCTTTCTGTGGCAGATCTAGCTGAAACTATTATGAAGAATTTGAGGAGAGTGCACCCGATCTCTACAATTGTTAAG GGCATGCATGGAATAAAAGAAGATGTGTTCCTAAGTGTTCCTTGTGTACTGGGCAATAGTGGCATTACTGATGTAGTGAAGATGATCCTAAAACCTGAAGAAGAGGACAAATTAAGGAAGAGTGCAGATACACTTTGGGGGATCCAGAAGGAACTACAATTTTAA